Within the Stenotrophomonas maltophilia genome, the region CGCGGTGCTGGGCACGATCGCGGTGATCACCCGCCAGGAACTGGTGCTGGTGATCATGGGCGGCGTATTCGTCATCGAGACCCTGTCGGTGATGATCCAGGTCGCCTCGTTCAAGCTGACCGGCAAGCGCGTGTTCCGCATGGCGCCGATCCACCACCATTTCGAACTGAAGGGCTGGCCGGAGCCGCGGGTGATCGTGCGCTTCTGGATCATCTCCGTCGTGCTCGTGCTGATCGGCCTGGCCACGTTGAAGGTGCGCTGACGATGAACGACCTGTCCCGCCAGGCAACACGCCTCGAAGCCATCGAAGGCAGCTACGACAAGTGGCTGCTGGGTGCGATGCTCGCGCTCACCGGGCTGGGCGTGGTGATGGTGGCGTCGAGCTCGATCGCGTTGATGAGCAGCCCGTTCTACTACCTCAACCGCCACCTGGTGTTCCTGGCGATCGGCATCGTGCTGGCGGCCATTGCCGCGCGTACCGAGCTGAAGTCCATCGAGCAGTACAACCAGGTGCTGCTGCTGGGCTGCTTCGCACTGCTGCTGGTGGTGTTCATTCCCGGTCTGGGCAGCAGCGTCAATGGTGCCCGCCGCTGGATCAACCTGGGGGTCTCCAAGTTCCAGACCGTGGAAGCGGTGAAGGTGCTGTACATCGTCTGGCTGTCCAGCTACCTGGTGCGCTTCCGCGACGAGGTCAACGCGACCTGGCCGGCGATGCTCAAGCCGCTGGGCGTGGCCGGTGCGCTGGTGGTGCTGCTGCTGCTGCAGCCCGACTTCGGTTCGTCGACCCTGCTGCTGGCGATCACGGCCGGCATGCTGGTGCTGGGCGGAGTCAACATGCCGCGCATGTCGATGCCGGTGATCATCGGCCTGGTCGGCATGAGCGCGCTGGCGATCATCGAGCCGTACCGCATGCGCCGCATCACCTCGTTCCTGGACCCGTGGGCCGACCAGCAGGGCGACGGCTACCAGCTGTCCAACGCGCTGATGGCGGTGGGGCGCGGCGAGTGGACCGGCGTCGGCCTCGGCAATTCGGTACAGAAGCTGTACTACCTGCCCGAAGCACATACCGACTTCATCTTCTCGGTGACCGCCGAGGAATTCGGCTTCATGGGCACCTGCGTCATCATCGCCCTGTTCGCGCTGCTGGTCGGCCGCACCTTCTGGCTGGGCATGCGCTGCGTGGAAATGAAGCGCCACTTCTCCGGCTACATCGCCTTCGGCATCGGCCTGTGGATCAGCATGCAGACCTTCGTTTCGATCGGCGTGAACCTGGGCATCCTGCCGACCAAGGGCCTGACCCTGCCGCTGATCTCCTCGGGCGGTTCGTCGGTCCTGATGACCTGCGTGGCGATGGGCCTGCTGCTGCGCGTGTCCTACGAGCTGAAGCGTGCCGAGCGCCGCCAGGCCGTGCGCATCGGCGGCGGCGACGATGCTGCCACCGCACCGGCCGAAGAGCCGTCCGCCCCGTCCGCGGGGGCGCTGCCGATGGGCGCGGACGCGCCTGCCGGCGCGGGCCCTGCCGTGCGTGGCACCAGCCGCCTGCAGTCCCGCGTCGAACCGACTTTCGGGAGGCTCGGATGAGCGCTGCCGACCACAACGTTCGCCCGGTGATGATCCTGGCCGGTGGTACCGGCGGGCATATCTTCCCGGGGCTGGCCGTGGCCCGCGTGCTGCGCGAGCGTGGCGTGCCGGTCACCTGGATGGGCGCCGAAGGCGCGATGGAAACCCGGTTGGTGCCGCAGCACGACATTCCGATCGACACGCTGTCCATCACCGGCCTGCGTGGCAAGGGCAAGCTGGCACTGCTGGGCGCACCGTGGCGGCTGATGCGCGCGTTGCGTGCGGCCGGCATGATCATCCGCCGTCGCCAGCCGCGTGCGGTGATTGCCTTCGGCGGATTCGCCTCGGGACCCGGTGGCATGGCCACCCGCCTGCATGGGCTGCCACTGCTGGTGCACGAGCAGAACCGCGCACCCGGCATGACCAACCGCATCCTGTCGCGCTACTCGCGCCGCCTGCTGACCGGGTTCCCGGGCACCTTCGCCAAGGGTGAAGAAGCGGTGGGCAATCCAGTGCGTGCGGAGATCGCCGCGATCGCGCCGCCGGAACAGCGTTTCGCCGATCGCCACGGTCCGTTGCGCGTGCTGGTGGTGGGTGGCAGCCAGGGTGCGCGCGCACTCAACAGCGGCGTGCCGCAGGCCATCGCAGCGCTCGGTGCCGAAGTGCCGGTGCAGGTGCGCCATCAGAGCGGCGAGAAGCTGCACGCCGAAGCGGTCGAGGCCTATGCCAAGGCGGGCGTGCAGGCGCAGATCACGCCGTTCATCGCGGACATGGCCGAGGCATTCGCGTGGGCCGACCTGGTCGTGTGCCGTGCCGGGGCATCGACCCTGGCCGAGTTGTGCGCGGTCGGTGTCGGCAGCGTGCTGGTGCCATTCCCCGCCGCCGTCGACGATCACCAGACCCGCAACGCGGAGTATCTGGTCGAGCGCGGCGCGGCGGTTTTGCTGAAGCAGGACGGAACGCTGGCAGACGGCATTGCCGCACTGCTGCGCGATCTGTCCGAAAATCCCGGCCGCCGCATGCAGATGGCGCAAGCCGCGCGTGCCCTGGCCAAGGTCGATGCCGCCGAGCGCATCGCCGATATCATTCTCGAGGAAGCTGTATGAAGAAGGCATGCCAGCGCGCCTGCCCTGCGCGAGGCCGCGCATGATCCGTCGCCTGCACGACACCAACGACCTGGTGCGCGCCTTCCCGCGCGTGCACTTCGTCGGCATCGGCGGCACCGGCATGAGCGGCATCGCCGAAGTGATGCTGACGCTGGGTTATGAAGTGTCCGGTTCGGACAATGCCGACAATGCGGCCACCCGCCGCCTGGCCGGCCTGGGCGCACGCATCATGCGTGGCCATTCGGCGGCCAATGTGCTGGGCACCGACTGCGTGGTGGTGTCCAGCGCGATCCGCGAAGACAACCCGGAGCTGATGGAGGCGCGCAGCCAGCGCATTCCGATCATGCCGCGTGCGGCGATGCTGGCCGAGCTGATGCGCTTCCGGCGTGGCATCGCCGTGGCCGGCACCCATGGCAAGACCACCACCACCAGCCTGACGGCAGCGGTGCTGAGCGAGGGCGGCCTGGACCCGACCTTCGTGATCGGTGGCCAGCTGCTGGCCGCCGGCGCCAACGCCAAGCTCGGCGGTGGGCAGTGGCTGGTGGCAGAGGCCGATGAGAGCGATGGCAGCTTCCTGCGCCTGAATCCGCTGATGTCGATCATCACCAACATCGATGCGGACCACCTGGAGAACTACGGCAACGACTTCGCCCGGGTGCAGGCCGCATTCGCCGAATTCCTGCAGCGCCTTCCGTTCTACGGGCTGGCGGTGCTGTGCATCGACGATCCGGAAGTGGCTGCACTGGCCGCCAGGACGCCGCGCCACGTCATGAGCTACGGCATGAGCCCGCAGGCCGACGTGCGCGCCGAGAACGTGGTGCAGGAGGGCTCGCGCATGCGCTTCACCCTGCGCCTGCCGCAGGGCACCAGCCAGGAAGTGGTGCTGGCACTGCCGGGCCGGCACAACGTGCTCAACGCGCTGGCCGCCGCTGCGGTCGGTTGGCAGCTGGGCGTGGCACCGGATGCAATTGCCCGTGCGCTGGAGGCCTTCGCCGGCGTCGGCCGTCGCTTCAATGACCTGGGCGAAGTAGCCACCGCCAGCGGTGCCAGGGTGCGGATCATCGATGATTACGGTCATCACCCGAGCGAACTGGAGGCGGTGTTCGCCGCTGCCCGCGGCGGCTGGGCCGACAAGCGCCTGGTGGTCGCGTTCCAGCCCCACCGCTACAGCCGCACCCGCGACCAGTTCGACAAGTTCGCTGCAGTGCTGTCCAGCGTCGACGCGCTGGTACTGAGCGAGGTCTACCCGGCCGGCGAGGAGCCGATCGCAGGTGCCGATTCGCATGCGCTGGCACGCGCCATCCGCGCCCGCGGCCGCAGCGAGCCGGTGGTGGTGGGCAAGGCCGCCGAGCTGGCGAGCGTGCTGCCGGACGTGCTGCAGGATGGTGACCTGCTGCTGATGATGGGGGCCGGCGATATCGGCGCCGTCGCCACCCACATCGCAGTGGAAGGCTTCAAGGCGGAGGGCGAGGCGTGAGCACGCTGACCTTCCCGCCGCTGCGCAGTACCGACC harbors:
- the ftsW gene encoding putative lipid II flippase FtsW, whose translation is MNDLSRQATRLEAIEGSYDKWLLGAMLALTGLGVVMVASSSIALMSSPFYYLNRHLVFLAIGIVLAAIAARTELKSIEQYNQVLLLGCFALLLVVFIPGLGSSVNGARRWINLGVSKFQTVEAVKVLYIVWLSSYLVRFRDEVNATWPAMLKPLGVAGALVVLLLLQPDFGSSTLLLAITAGMLVLGGVNMPRMSMPVIIGLVGMSALAIIEPYRMRRITSFLDPWADQQGDGYQLSNALMAVGRGEWTGVGLGNSVQKLYYLPEAHTDFIFSVTAEEFGFMGTCVIIALFALLVGRTFWLGMRCVEMKRHFSGYIAFGIGLWISMQTFVSIGVNLGILPTKGLTLPLISSGGSSVLMTCVAMGLLLRVSYELKRAERRQAVRIGGGDDAATAPAEEPSAPSAGALPMGADAPAGAGPAVRGTSRLQSRVEPTFGRLG
- the murC gene encoding UDP-N-acetylmuramate--L-alanine ligase, whose translation is MIRRLHDTNDLVRAFPRVHFVGIGGTGMSGIAEVMLTLGYEVSGSDNADNAATRRLAGLGARIMRGHSAANVLGTDCVVVSSAIREDNPELMEARSQRIPIMPRAAMLAELMRFRRGIAVAGTHGKTTTTSLTAAVLSEGGLDPTFVIGGQLLAAGANAKLGGGQWLVAEADESDGSFLRLNPLMSIITNIDADHLENYGNDFARVQAAFAEFLQRLPFYGLAVLCIDDPEVAALAARTPRHVMSYGMSPQADVRAENVVQEGSRMRFTLRLPQGTSQEVVLALPGRHNVLNALAAAAVGWQLGVAPDAIARALEAFAGVGRRFNDLGEVATASGARVRIIDDYGHHPSELEAVFAAARGGWADKRLVVAFQPHRYSRTRDQFDKFAAVLSSVDALVLSEVYPAGEEPIAGADSHALARAIRARGRSEPVVVGKAAELASVLPDVLQDGDLLLMMGAGDIGAVATHIAVEGFKAEGEA
- the murG gene encoding undecaprenyldiphospho-muramoylpentapeptide beta-N-acetylglucosaminyltransferase produces the protein MSAADHNVRPVMILAGGTGGHIFPGLAVARVLRERGVPVTWMGAEGAMETRLVPQHDIPIDTLSITGLRGKGKLALLGAPWRLMRALRAAGMIIRRRQPRAVIAFGGFASGPGGMATRLHGLPLLVHEQNRAPGMTNRILSRYSRRLLTGFPGTFAKGEEAVGNPVRAEIAAIAPPEQRFADRHGPLRVLVVGGSQGARALNSGVPQAIAALGAEVPVQVRHQSGEKLHAEAVEAYAKAGVQAQITPFIADMAEAFAWADLVVCRAGASTLAELCAVGVGSVLVPFPAAVDDHQTRNAEYLVERGAAVLLKQDGTLADGIAALLRDLSENPGRRMQMAQAARALAKVDAAERIADIILEEAV